In Ruminiclostridium papyrosolvens DSM 2782, the following proteins share a genomic window:
- a CDS encoding carboxymuconolactone decarboxylase family protein encodes MNVSNAFETFSKETPEVHKAWMETIQKLDSASALDHKTEELAYIAVLAAIRLESGLPFHVKMAKASGATRNEIISSILVGLPAVGNAVIQALPVALEAYDSE; translated from the coding sequence ATGAATGTCAGTAACGCATTTGAAACCTTTTCAAAAGAAACACCCGAAGTCCATAAGGCTTGGATGGAAACCATTCAAAAATTAGACTCAGCAAGCGCATTGGACCACAAAACGGAAGAACTTGCTTATATCGCCGTTTTAGCGGCTATACGACTTGAGAGCGGATTGCCCTTCCATGTGAAAATGGCAAAGGCAAGTGGTGCGACAAGAAATGAAATAATCAGCAGCATATTGGTGGGGCTCCCCGCTGTTGGAAATGCTGTTATACAGGCATTGCCTGTAGCTTTAGAAGCTTATGACAGTGAATAA
- a CDS encoding TfoX/Sxy family DNA transformation protein: MGALSHLPNVGKVLENNLVQVGIETPEQLREIGAEDTFIRIRACVDHGACLHMLYGIQGAIEGVPYRFLEDSTKQKLKKFFKTL; this comes from the coding sequence ATGGGTGCATTATCACATTTGCCCAATGTTGGTAAGGTGTTAGAAAACAATTTAGTGCAAGTGGGAATAGAAACTCCGGAGCAGCTTCGAGAGATAGGCGCAGAAGATACTTTTATTCGCATTCGTGCATGTGTCGACCACGGAGCATGTCTACACATGCTCTATGGTATACAAGGCGCAATAGAGGGAGTGCCTTATAGATTTTTGGAAGACAGCACAAAACAAAAGCTAAAGAAATTCTTTAAAACACTATAA
- a CDS encoding zinc ribbon domain-containing protein codes for MKTCIACGMPMNDITEYAMNDSSKDYCVHCSRPDGSMQSFEEKRSSLTSFIIKTQGLDKNVALKMAEAMMKKLPAWSEHFA; via the coding sequence ATGAAAACATGTATTGCTTGCGGTATGCCTATGAATGACATAACAGAATATGCAATGAACGACAGTTCAAAAGATTATTGTGTTCATTGTTCCCGTCCAGATGGGTCAATGCAGTCTTTTGAAGAAAAAAGAAGTTCGCTGACGAGCTTTATCATAAAAACACAAGGATTAGATAAAAATGTAGCATTGAAAATGGCTGAGGCCATGATGAAGAAATTACCCGCCTGGTCTGAACACTTTGCATGA
- a CDS encoding TetR/AcrR family transcriptional regulator, with product MSQTKRQEQKELTRQRIMNTAFRIYAVNGFSTPTNIIAQEAGVSHGAIFVHFPTKEVLQLHVLERFAKEVLKKLHGLSTTSEDISELLHAHINVLHKYEEFYKKMILEIASLPNEAREIIISLQSAMSWHFSTVIEQGQKAGLIKKIPLHMLFNTWIAILHYYLQNADLFAPGASVLDCCGDELINTFVTLISQ from the coding sequence TTGTCACAAACAAAGCGTCAAGAACAAAAAGAACTTACTCGACAGCGGATTATGAATACGGCATTTCGTATATATGCAGTAAATGGATTTTCTACGCCCACAAATATAATCGCTCAAGAGGCTGGGGTCTCTCATGGTGCAATCTTCGTTCACTTTCCTACGAAAGAAGTATTGCAGCTCCATGTATTAGAGCGATTTGCAAAAGAAGTTTTAAAAAAGCTACACGGCCTTTCTACAACAAGCGAAGATATTTCAGAATTGCTCCATGCTCATATTAATGTCCTGCATAAGTATGAAGAATTCTATAAAAAAATGATTCTGGAAATTGCATCCTTGCCAAATGAAGCAAGGGAAATAATTATTTCTCTGCAATCAGCAATGTCCTGGCATTTTAGCACTGTGATTGAACAAGGGCAGAAAGCGGGGCTTATAAAAAAAATCCCCTTGCATATGCTATTCAATACGTGGATTGCTATATTACACTATTATCTGCAAAATGCCGACTTATTTGCCCCTGGTGCATCGGTTCTGGATTGTTGCGGGGATGAATTAATAAACACCTTTGTTACACTCATTTCACAATAA
- a CDS encoding helix-turn-helix transcriptional regulator: protein MKNRLEQIRKQRGISQEELARVLEVSRQTIGSLENGRYNPSIILAFKIAIYFKMNIEEIFIYEEDN, encoded by the coding sequence TTGAAAAACAGATTGGAGCAAATCAGAAAGCAGCGAGGAATAAGTCAGGAAGAACTTGCAAGAGTTCTAGAAGTATCAAGGCAAACAATCGGGTCGCTGGAAAATGGACGATACAATCCATCTATAATTCTAGCGTTTAAGATTGCCATATACTTTAAAATGAATATTGAAGAAATTTTTATTTATGAGGAGGATAATTAA
- a CDS encoding DUF6442 family protein codes for MKKNTWSYLIIILGLILLGTGLYLIKTIADPQGIMRALPYVCVGLGCGIFGHGMGNNISRKAIKNNPDIEKRLEIDRNDERNIAIGNRAKAKAYDMMIFVFGSLLISFALMGIDMITVLLMVFAYLFVAVYGIYYRCKYDKEM; via the coding sequence GTGAAAAAGAACACATGGTCATATTTAATAATAATTTTAGGCTTGATACTCCTTGGAACAGGACTATACCTTATAAAAACTATTGCAGACCCACAGGGTATTATGCGAGCCTTACCATATGTTTGCGTTGGACTTGGCTGTGGGATTTTCGGTCATGGAATGGGAAATAACATCAGTCGTAAAGCTATAAAAAACAATCCCGATATTGAAAAGCGGTTGGAGATAGACCGGAATGATGAACGAAACATAGCGATTGGTAATCGAGCAAAAGCAAAAGCCTATGATATGATGATATTTGTATTCGGGTCATTATTGATTTCATTTGCTTTAATGGGTATTGACATGATTACAGTTCTGCTTATGGTATTCGCATATCTTTTTGTTGCCGTATATGGAATTTATTACCGATGCAAATATGATAAAGAAATGTAG
- a CDS encoding DUF4179 domain-containing protein has protein sequence MQRNDWKKEFPEVPTRFHNKIETALDEITAVKHKGLSRKRIAVLALVAVLALGSFTAMASGLFQWNQKLAEIFGADKEQQNNLIEKEVTQQAKSSVTDNGLTISLVQTLQDKTYFYTLLEVTAPKDIKLTDTNLFEECEFDVSGQKDYSYSSSHGFMSVTQEPEITNKRYYEIWIKKDIDFNEKEFSIHFKNLQADAKKLDMYTVLNGDWTLTWKTSFKDSTKNFDINKKCNLSGYNVLVKRVELSPLSMTIYFDGEDIKSMEKAEKVDLDKLETLEPLSFKGVKYNDGSVIPIIGGGSEGFDKSTGEYKLSTSFDKVIKIENVKELLFGAKKSKIELAK, from the coding sequence ATGCAAAGGAATGATTGGAAAAAAGAATTTCCGGAGGTACCAACAAGGTTTCATAATAAAATAGAAACTGCATTAGATGAAATTACTGCAGTAAAACATAAAGGATTATCAAGAAAACGTATTGCTGTACTTGCATTAGTAGCAGTATTAGCCCTTGGAAGTTTCACTGCTATGGCTTCAGGTTTATTTCAATGGAATCAAAAGTTAGCAGAAATATTTGGCGCCGATAAAGAGCAACAGAATAATTTAATTGAAAAAGAAGTAACACAGCAAGCTAAATCATCAGTAACGGATAATGGTCTCACAATTAGTCTTGTGCAAACCTTACAGGATAAGACCTACTTTTATACTTTACTGGAAGTTACGGCACCAAAAGATATAAAATTGACCGATACAAATTTATTTGAAGAGTGTGAGTTTGATGTTTCCGGGCAAAAAGATTATTCTTACAGCTCAAGCCACGGATTTATGAGCGTTACCCAAGAACCTGAAATAACAAATAAAAGGTATTACGAAATCTGGATTAAAAAAGATATAGATTTCAACGAGAAGGAATTCTCTATTCACTTTAAGAATTTACAGGCTGATGCAAAGAAGCTTGATATGTATACCGTTTTGAACGGGGATTGGACGCTAACCTGGAAAACGTCATTTAAGGACTCAACCAAGAATTTTGACATAAACAAAAAATGCAATTTATCCGGTTATAATGTATTAGTAAAAAGAGTTGAACTTTCACCTTTATCAATGACAATTTACTTTGACGGAGAAGATATTAAATCCATGGAAAAAGCAGAAAAAGTTGACTTAGATAAATTAGAGACTCTAGAACCACTATCCTTTAAAGGCGTTAAATACAATGATGGGTCGGTTATTCCTATAATAGGTGGCGGTAGTGAAGGTTTTGACAAAAGTACCGGCGAATACAAACTAAGCACTTCCTTTGACAAAGTAATTAAAATTGAAAATGTAAAAGAATTATTATTTGGAGCAAAGAAGTCCAAAATAGAATTAGCTAAATAG
- a CDS encoding RNA polymerase sigma factor: MDRINFAEEVRKSETTLYHVSKSILQNDKDCEDAVQEAILRAYNKLSSLKKEQFFKTWLVRILIHECYKIRRYRKKVISYEEYINPEDTTEPKDYSELYLSIMKLDEDLRTIVILYYIEGFSVAETADILKMREGTVKSRLSRARTNLKKYLQEV; the protein is encoded by the coding sequence ATGGATAGAATTAACTTTGCAGAAGAGGTAAGAAAATCGGAAACAACCTTGTATCACGTATCAAAATCTATCCTGCAAAACGATAAAGACTGTGAAGATGCAGTTCAGGAGGCTATTTTGAGAGCTTACAATAAATTGAGTTCTCTAAAAAAAGAACAATTTTTCAAAACATGGCTTGTAAGGATTCTGATACATGAGTGCTATAAAATCAGACGTTATCGTAAGAAAGTTATTTCCTATGAAGAATACATAAATCCGGAGGATACAACTGAGCCGAAAGATTATTCAGAGTTGTATTTGAGTATTATGAAGCTTGATGAGGATTTAAGAACCATAGTAATTCTATATTACATAGAAGGTTTCAGTGTAGCAGAAACAGCAGACATTTTGAAAATGCGTGAAGGTACGGTAAAAAGCAGGCTTTCAAGAGCAAGAACTAACTTAAAAAAATATTTACAGGAGGTATAA
- a CDS encoding cellulose binding domain-containing protein, with amino-acid sequence MKKPSKIISATLAFLLLFQVFAFVTNQQVNAAGGALRVEMYMENTSTTTNTISPNFKIANYGVNSVSLSNVTIRYYFTKDSASTQNFNCNVSGVTGSFTDMTAPTANADNYLTISFPSGVFLAPNTSIELKTGISRADGLAYNQGNDYSFSLTNTGYTEWSKTPAYINNIKLWGSEPVFDSTHGFLVIVSSKIYGACQSELNTYLSDLANEGWSPTLIKVNNEPDSSFSGDDSFHVCENPNALKQVIRGYYEQGYKGFVIIGSAPSIPNALWRVDPNSTDRGPTDLFYADMGTWCDIGNDGTYESYYDSTASPRQPASPDNPLFIPDMIYGRISAGAISDSVQQESTKTKAYLSKIHDLRLAGGNLSFEPKAFCFSDDDFVTSEYDKVSYLKDLERDVYEVSNRTSTSKDKFLELLNGGYRIGYETIHASPTGWGIPTHPYGTEDSTKTDHPSIDDINGTTIKVNYIQLNSCSACDYTTENLGEAFLFNNADTYSTLKNSYVYNVTGMTISSSTYVDEQYFEDLKSECIGTAFKNLMTRRADKIAQGTLYIFDQPAYVLLGDPTIKYNFTKPANKCPIVTNDLSDVNAYPNKPFKINFKTTDYENDPVFLDVAGLPEGASYDSNTKTIDWVPQTSQAGNSYNVTITAYNKNLSGEPANKYVQNFTIYVSRMNLFPQDIPNPGFELLNNDGTPSDWTRSTWSGGELSVDSAVKHSGNYSAKFSGNNPGYYELNQSVEPNTHYLVSTYVKTSNLINPTFMGTYFSINGSISNDSTYSTSLSGTNDWTPVYLHWYSGDNTNMNIKLQFGAGASGTAWFDDFKVEKDYNLGFEFSLNNKASGWSFYSFNSNPDTNSISMSESTTKHSGVRSVSILSNQAPNYAFLYKNIPVEANTNYRVSAWVKTRNINSVATGASLSVIYGSDTVKSESVIDAETQWRQVYVDFNSGNNTSIRVNCRLGDLTDFVQGTAWFDDVTIEKK; translated from the coding sequence ATGAAGAAACCAAGCAAAATCATTTCTGCAACCTTAGCATTTCTGCTTTTATTTCAGGTGTTTGCCTTTGTTACAAATCAACAGGTCAATGCTGCAGGCGGTGCTTTAAGAGTTGAGATGTATATGGAAAACACCTCTACAACAACAAATACTATATCCCCCAATTTTAAAATTGCCAATTATGGTGTAAATTCCGTAAGCCTGTCAAATGTTACTATCAGATACTATTTTACCAAGGACAGCGCAAGTACACAGAATTTCAACTGTAATGTTTCAGGGGTAACAGGCAGCTTTACTGACATGACTGCCCCCACTGCTAATGCGGATAACTATCTGACAATAAGTTTTCCGTCAGGAGTATTTCTGGCTCCAAATACAAGCATTGAGCTTAAAACCGGCATTTCCAGAGCAGACGGATTAGCTTACAACCAAGGGAATGATTATTCCTTCAGTTTAACTAATACCGGCTATACAGAGTGGAGTAAAACCCCCGCTTACATAAACAACATTAAACTATGGGGGTCCGAGCCTGTTTTTGACTCTACACATGGATTTCTGGTAATTGTAAGCAGCAAAATCTATGGTGCATGTCAAAGCGAATTAAATACATACCTGTCTGATTTGGCAAATGAGGGTTGGTCACCTACACTCATAAAAGTAAATAACGAGCCTGACAGTAGCTTTTCAGGAGATGATAGCTTTCATGTTTGCGAAAACCCAAATGCCCTCAAGCAGGTAATCAGGGGATATTACGAGCAGGGCTATAAAGGTTTTGTAATTATAGGTTCTGCTCCGTCAATACCCAATGCCCTTTGGAGAGTCGATCCAAATTCTACCGACCGGGGGCCAACTGATTTATTTTATGCAGATATGGGCACTTGGTGCGATATAGGCAACGACGGTACATATGAGAGCTATTACGATTCCACTGCTTCACCAAGACAACCTGCGAGCCCTGATAACCCACTCTTTATTCCTGACATGATATACGGAAGGATATCAGCAGGAGCTATCTCAGATTCTGTTCAGCAAGAAAGCACTAAAACCAAGGCATACCTTTCAAAGATACATGACCTTCGTCTGGCAGGAGGAAATCTGAGTTTTGAGCCTAAAGCCTTTTGCTTTAGCGATGATGATTTTGTGACTAGTGAGTATGATAAAGTGTCATATTTGAAAGATTTAGAAAGGGATGTTTATGAAGTTTCAAATAGAACATCCACAAGCAAAGACAAATTTCTGGAGCTTCTTAATGGCGGATATAGAATAGGGTATGAAACTATTCATGCATCTCCAACTGGTTGGGGTATACCGACTCATCCTTACGGAACAGAGGATTCCACCAAAACTGATCATCCATCCATAGACGACATTAATGGAACAACCATAAAAGTAAACTATATACAACTCAACTCATGTTCTGCATGTGACTATACAACGGAGAATTTAGGTGAAGCCTTTCTGTTCAATAATGCAGATACATATAGCACTTTAAAAAATTCATATGTTTATAATGTAACAGGAATGACAATATCTTCTTCCACTTATGTTGATGAACAGTATTTTGAAGATTTAAAATCTGAATGTATAGGTACTGCATTTAAAAATCTTATGACAAGAAGAGCAGATAAAATAGCACAAGGAACATTATATATATTCGACCAACCTGCATATGTGCTTTTGGGTGATCCCACTATAAAATATAACTTTACCAAACCCGCAAACAAATGCCCTATTGTCACAAATGATCTTTCAGATGTAAATGCTTATCCCAACAAGCCCTTTAAAATTAATTTTAAAACAACGGATTATGAAAATGACCCGGTTTTTCTTGATGTTGCCGGATTACCCGAAGGAGCTTCTTATGACAGCAATACCAAAACCATTGACTGGGTGCCACAGACTTCACAGGCAGGAAACTCATATAATGTTACTATAACTGCTTATAACAAGAATCTTTCAGGTGAACCTGCTAACAAGTATGTGCAGAATTTTACAATTTATGTTTCAAGAATGAATCTATTCCCTCAGGATATTCCTAACCCGGGGTTTGAGTTATTAAATAATGATGGAACACCATCTGACTGGACCAGAAGCACATGGAGTGGTGGAGAATTATCTGTGGATTCTGCAGTTAAACATAGTGGAAATTACTCAGCAAAATTTAGCGGAAATAATCCCGGTTATTATGAGCTTAATCAAAGTGTAGAACCAAACACCCATTATCTGGTCAGCACATATGTAAAAACCTCCAATCTTATTAATCCAACTTTTATGGGTACATATTTCAGCATAAATGGAAGTATTTCAAATGATTCTACTTATAGCACTTCGTTATCAGGTACTAATGACTGGACTCCGGTATATTTGCATTGGTATTCTGGGGACAACACCAACATGAATATAAAATTGCAGTTTGGAGCAGGAGCAAGCGGTACAGCCTGGTTTGATGATTTCAAGGTAGAAAAGGATTATAATCTTGGCTTTGAATTTTCTTTAAACAATAAAGCTTCCGGATGGTCTTTCTACAGCTTTAACAGCAATCCGGACACCAATTCAATATCTATGTCTGAAAGCACCACTAAACATAGCGGCGTACGTTCAGTAAGCATTTTATCTAACCAAGCCCCCAATTATGCTTTTTTGTATAAAAATATACCTGTTGAAGCAAACACCAACTATCGTGTAAGTGCATGGGTTAAAACAAGAAATATTAACAGTGTAGCCACAGGTGCAAGCCTGTCAGTAATATACGGCTCAGACACAGTAAAATCTGAGTCAGTTATTGATGCAGAAACTCAATGGAGACAGGTTTATGTAGATTTCAATTCAGGAAACAATACAAGTATCAGAGTCAATTGCAGACTTGGTGACTTAACTGACTTTGTTCAAGGAACTGCATGGTTTGATGATGTAACCATCGAAAAGAAGTAA
- a CDS encoding GntR family transcriptional regulator yields the protein MKIIISNTSGVPIYEQIKEQIKSSILSGEIEENQLLPSLRQLARELKISVLTTTRAYTELEQEGYVTNVQGKGCYVLGRGSELIREQLLRDIEENLSAAIKSARRADVSEEELVKMLKILMEDEDYE from the coding sequence TTGAAAATTATAATTTCCAATACATCCGGGGTACCAATATACGAACAGATAAAAGAACAAATAAAAAGTTCAATACTGTCGGGTGAAATTGAAGAAAACCAATTGTTACCGTCATTGAGACAACTTGCAAGGGAGCTGAAAATCAGCGTGCTTACAACGACCAGAGCATACACTGAGCTGGAGCAGGAGGGATATGTCACCAATGTACAGGGTAAAGGCTGCTATGTGCTGGGGAGAGGCTCAGAACTTATTCGGGAACAGCTTTTAAGGGATATAGAGGAAAATCTTTCTGCTGCTATAAAGTCTGCAAGAAGAGCGGACGTATCAGAAGAGGAGCTTGTCAAAATGCTGAAAATTCTTATGGAGGATGAGGACTATGAATAA
- a CDS encoding ABC transporter ATP-binding protein — protein sequence MNNDIEIRDLCKNFDTFKLSNISFSLPQGYIMGLVGPNGAGKTTTIKLMLNMLQKTSGDIEILGLDSVAQQIQIKESIGAVFDTNYFVQDWTVKEVERYVGMFYSTWNSEKYKSFLQKFGLSPDKKVKDLSRGMQMKLMISCALSHDARLLILDEPTSGLDPVARDEFLDIMTEFIGDGKRSILFSTHITSDLDKIADYITFINQGCIFYTGTKDEFIDGFRMVKGGKTDITTEQERKMIGIRKYSTGFEGLIKTEDLRFYGNLACEPVSIDDIIVFTNRGGRGND from the coding sequence ATGAATAACGATATAGAAATAAGAGACTTATGCAAAAACTTTGATACTTTTAAACTGAGCAATATCAGCTTTTCTTTACCACAGGGATACATTATGGGTCTGGTAGGGCCTAACGGTGCAGGCAAAACCACTACTATCAAGCTTATGCTTAACATGCTGCAAAAAACATCCGGTGATATAGAGATTTTGGGGTTGGATAGCGTTGCTCAACAGATACAGATTAAGGAAAGTATAGGTGCGGTATTTGACACCAACTATTTTGTTCAGGATTGGACTGTAAAAGAAGTTGAGCGCTATGTAGGTATGTTTTACAGTACGTGGAATTCTGAAAAGTATAAATCGTTCTTACAAAAATTCGGACTTAGCCCTGACAAAAAGGTAAAAGACCTTTCACGAGGTATGCAGATGAAGCTGATGATATCATGTGCATTATCCCATGATGCGAGACTTCTGATACTTGACGAGCCAACAAGCGGACTGGATCCGGTGGCGAGAGATGAGTTTCTTGATATAATGACAGAATTTATAGGAGACGGCAAAAGGAGTATATTATTCTCCACACATATAACATCGGACCTTGACAAGATTGCAGACTACATTACTTTTATTAATCAGGGCTGCATATTTTACACAGGAACCAAGGACGAGTTTATTGACGGCTTCAGAATGGTAAAGGGAGGTAAAACCGATATTACCACTGAACAGGAACGCAAAATGATTGGAATAAGGAAATATTCTACAGGCTTTGAGGGGTTGATTAAGACCGAGGATTTAAGGTTTTACGGAAACTTAGCCTGTGAACCTGTTTCCATTGACGATATTATTGTTTTTACAAACAGAGGGGGTAGAGGCAATGACTAA
- a CDS encoding ABC-2 transporter permease: MTNILKIVKLDFALIKPYIKIMLIALASPLIIMYTTKDMVSGILFCMCFMAMTSGYTFSVAEKNDLSRLYGLLPISRNNIVTGRYLFILMEGVILNLVGITANAIILTITKVNFTVDDVLIGISVGHFIYFFFTAIQLPLFYKFGGIKGRFLSFLPFLGIFSTSEVAKRMSSDKLAELSSIAILNNPYGLLAISILTSIIFYCISIGISQRIYSRID, from the coding sequence ATGACTAATATATTAAAAATTGTAAAGCTGGATTTTGCACTAATAAAACCATATATAAAGATTATGCTGATTGCACTGGCATCTCCGCTAATCATAATGTACACCACGAAGGATATGGTATCGGGGATTTTATTCTGCATGTGTTTTATGGCAATGACCTCGGGATATACCTTCTCTGTTGCCGAAAAGAATGACCTAAGCAGACTTTACGGACTTCTTCCCATAAGCCGAAATAATATTGTGACAGGGAGGTACCTGTTTATACTTATGGAAGGAGTAATTTTAAATCTTGTAGGAATAACTGCAAACGCTATTATATTGACTATAACAAAGGTGAATTTTACAGTTGACGATGTTTTAATTGGGATTAGTGTAGGACATTTTATATACTTTTTCTTTACTGCAATACAGTTGCCGCTCTTCTACAAATTCGGAGGTATAAAGGGAAGATTTTTATCATTTCTGCCCTTCCTTGGAATTTTTTCAACAAGTGAAGTAGCAAAAAGAATGAGTTCTGATAAGTTGGCGGAATTATCCTCCATAGCAATACTGAACAATCCGTATGGCTTGCTTGCAATCAGTATACTGACCAGTATTATATTTTACTGCATTTCTATAGGGATTTCACAAAGAATATATAGTCGGATTGATTAA
- a CDS encoding N-acetyltransferase, producing the protein MIRDFKKQDLDRIMDLWLDTNISAHSFIDNGYWESNYDTVKTMMPNATIYLYEENDIIQGFVGLMDNYIAGIFVSRQVQSSGIGKKLLDYVKDKKATLSLNVYQENSRAVSFYLRESFAISNEQIDENTGKIELSMNWVK; encoded by the coding sequence ATGATTAGAGATTTTAAAAAGCAAGATTTAGATAGAATAATGGATTTGTGGTTAGATACCAATATTTCTGCTCATTCTTTTATAGATAATGGATATTGGGAAAGTAATTATGATACTGTAAAAACTATGATGCCAAATGCCACCATCTATCTCTACGAAGAAAATGATATTATTCAAGGCTTTGTAGGTTTAATGGATAATTATATCGCAGGAATATTTGTTTCTCGGCAGGTACAATCAAGTGGTATAGGCAAAAAATTATTAGATTATGTTAAGGATAAAAAAGCTACGTTGTCTTTAAATGTTTATCAAGAGAACAGCAGAGCTGTTAGCTTCTATCTTCGTGAGAGTTTTGCTATCTCCAATGAGCAGATTGATGAAAATACAGGAAAAATTGAATTAAGTATGAATTGGGTAAAATGA
- a CDS encoding MerR family transcriptional regulator: MKTVKEVSELTGISVRTLHYYDEIGLFSPTDKSESGYRLYDDKALELLQQILFFREFDIPLKEIKAVMESPTLDRNRILRMQREMLVSKKERMERLIASMDDILKGDNRMDFTVFTKTEIEKMFQLMFDSMPKEMRQTAIGEFGSVERWKKHYIEVVSSDDVQKRYAKVIEWYGGKDAYFSTLENPISKEVAESYKKREDAIRQKLIGRRGCDLNSFEVKGIIGEYGFVMKQICQMKEEKGLMLAVAQSYRNMQCQQAIDEQYGEGAAEFFAQAIEAFYNE; this comes from the coding sequence GTGAAAACCGTAAAAGAAGTATCAGAACTTACCGGCATCAGCGTGCGCACGCTTCACTATTATGATGAGATTGGATTGTTTTCGCCCACGGATAAGAGTGAGTCGGGATATCGGCTTTATGACGATAAAGCCTTGGAGCTTTTACAGCAAATATTGTTTTTTCGTGAGTTTGATATACCTCTAAAAGAAATTAAAGCCGTCATGGAAAGCCCGACTCTTGATAGAAACCGAATTCTGCGAATGCAGAGAGAAATGCTGGTGTCAAAGAAAGAACGGATGGAACGTCTGATTGCCAGTATGGATGACATTCTGAAAGGAGACAATAGGATGGATTTTACAGTTTTTACTAAAACGGAAATAGAGAAAATGTTTCAGCTTATGTTTGACAGTATGCCTAAGGAAATGCGCCAAACAGCCATTGGTGAATTTGGCAGCGTAGAGCGGTGGAAGAAGCATTATATAGAAGTTGTATCGTCAGATGATGTACAAAAACGCTATGCAAAAGTAATTGAGTGGTATGGTGGTAAAGATGCTTATTTCTCAACTCTGGAAAATCCAATCAGCAAAGAAGTTGCCGAAAGCTACAAGAAACGGGAAGATGCAATCCGTCAAAAGCTGATAGGGAGACGAGGTTGTGATCTCAACTCTTTTGAAGTGAAGGGGATTATAGGTGAGTATGGTTTCGTCATGAAACAGATTTGCCAGATGAAAGAAGAAAAGGGTTTGATGCTTGCAGTTGCGCAGTCCTACCGAAACATGCAATGTCAACAAGCAATTGACGAACAGTATGGGGAGGGTGCAGCAGAGTTTTTTGCGCAGGCAATAGAAGCTTTTTATAATGAGTGA